The Phycisphaeraceae bacterium genome has a window encoding:
- the nth gene encoding endonuclease III, with protein MAAKRFARRFSIMPARRQTVRRNVRRGADELPRKTAAQKARARRLFEALRQRYPEAHCELTYSNPHELLIATILSAQSTDVGVNKATPALFARFPTPADYARATPADIEPYLRTLNFWRNKARAVHAAMTTIVERFGGRVPNSMGDLLTLRGVARKTANVVLGNAFGINEGVVVDTHVARLAGRMGLSRHTDPADIERDLMALFPRQDWCLLSHLLIFHGRRVCKARGGGCAEDAICRKFCVNAR; from the coding sequence ATGGCCGCGAAGCGCTTTGCAAGGAGGTTCTCGATCATGCCTGCTCGCCGCCAGACCGTTCGCAGGAATGTCCGCCGCGGGGCGGACGAACTGCCGCGCAAGACCGCGGCGCAGAAGGCCCGCGCTCGGCGGCTGTTCGAGGCGCTTCGGCAGCGCTACCCCGAGGCGCACTGCGAACTCACCTACTCGAATCCTCACGAGCTGCTCATCGCCACCATCCTCTCCGCCCAGAGCACCGACGTGGGTGTGAACAAGGCGACACCGGCGCTCTTCGCTCGGTTCCCCACGCCGGCCGACTACGCGCGGGCCACACCCGCGGACATCGAGCCCTATCTGCGCACTCTGAACTTCTGGCGCAACAAGGCCAGGGCCGTTCACGCCGCGATGACCACCATCGTGGAGCGCTTTGGCGGACGCGTGCCGAACTCGATGGGCGACCTGCTCACCCTGCGCGGCGTGGCCCGCAAGACCGCCAACGTGGTGCTGGGCAACGCCTTCGGCATCAACGAGGGGGTGGTGGTGGATACGCACGTTGCCCGACTGGCGGGTCGGATGGGTCTCTCCCGGCACACCGATCCCGCCGACATCGAGCGCGACCTGATGGCCCTCTTCCCCCGACAGGATTGGTGCCTGCTGAGCCACCTGCTGATTTTTCACGGTCGGCGTGTGTGCAAGGCGCGGGGCGGAGGGTGCGCCGAGGACGCCATCTGCCGCAAGTTCTGCGTCAACGCACGTTAG
- a CDS encoding S9 family peptidase has product MPAASRRTRPARPAKRRPIVADDLRRFVFVSDAQIAPDGSRLLMTRKHVGDKNKYVTNLWVASCGGGEPVQFTSGGKDRMGRWSPDGSRIAFIRSGDDGTTQIFTMSAAGGEAVALTSFPEGSIASFKWSPDGRSLAVSYRDTHPEWTKAAEKHRAENGASTPPRITEDVWYKLDGDGYFLDRRYRLYVVNARTGVHRLLSDRDTLGGFSYDWSPDSKSIALTANTNSNALLKAWNDRVFIINVASGRHREVPNLPQGPKSNVQWSPDGSRLAWGGRVGIDSEYSTENLRLYVCDPRTGDLSDLTGHEDYCLMAVTLSDTTDAVFGASFCWHPDGRRLVARIGWHGEGRVAMINVRPRRIAFVAQGRCEHSIGNFSADGSRLAVVRSSPTELAEAGYATFGAADIKVTLRTAFNRPWLSEVEVAAPESHWIKAADGTRVHVWVMRPPRAKGRTPGVLQIHGGPHAMYGWTFFHEFQTLAAAGYTVFYSNPRGSKGYGRDFCHAIHGSWGGKDWEDIQAVTTFMQQDRRVDARRLGVMGGSYGGYMTNWVIGHTRTFRGAITDRCVSNLISMWGNSDFPAQPDRYWPGNAWDRPEAVWNASPIKYMGKARTPTLIIHSEGDLRCNVEQAEQVFTILRTHNVPTRFVRYPQSTSHGMSRIGPPDLRLHRLSEILNWWAKYLK; this is encoded by the coding sequence ATGCCCGCCGCCTCTCGCCGCACACGACCTGCCCGCCCCGCCAAGCGCCGTCCCATCGTGGCGGATGATCTCAGGCGGTTCGTCTTCGTCAGCGACGCGCAGATCGCGCCAGACGGTTCGCGCCTGCTCATGACGCGCAAGCACGTCGGCGACAAGAACAAGTACGTCACCAACCTGTGGGTGGCCTCGTGCGGGGGCGGCGAACCCGTCCAGTTCACCAGCGGCGGCAAGGACCGCATGGGACGCTGGTCGCCTGACGGATCGCGCATCGCCTTCATCCGCTCGGGCGATGACGGCACAACCCAGATCTTCACCATGAGCGCGGCCGGCGGCGAGGCGGTTGCGCTCACCAGTTTCCCGGAGGGGTCGATCGCCTCGTTCAAGTGGTCGCCGGACGGGCGTTCGCTCGCCGTCTCCTATCGAGACACGCACCCGGAATGGACCAAGGCGGCGGAGAAGCATCGCGCCGAAAACGGCGCCAGCACGCCGCCCCGCATCACCGAGGACGTGTGGTACAAGCTCGACGGTGACGGCTACTTCCTCGACCGGCGATACCGGCTCTACGTCGTCAACGCCCGCACCGGCGTTCACCGGCTGCTCTCGGACCGCGACACGCTCGGGGGCTTCTCCTACGACTGGTCGCCGGACTCGAAGTCCATCGCCCTCACCGCCAACACCAACAGCAACGCCCTGCTGAAGGCGTGGAACGACCGCGTCTTCATCATCAACGTCGCCAGCGGGAGACACCGCGAGGTGCCCAACCTGCCGCAGGGCCCGAAGTCCAACGTGCAGTGGTCGCCCGACGGCAGCCGACTTGCGTGGGGCGGCCGCGTCGGCATCGACTCGGAATACAGCACCGAGAATCTGCGGCTCTACGTGTGCGACCCGCGCACCGGCGACCTGAGCGACCTCACCGGGCACGAGGATTACTGCCTCATGGCCGTCACGCTGAGCGACACGACCGACGCCGTGTTCGGGGCGTCATTCTGCTGGCATCCGGATGGCAGGCGGCTCGTCGCCCGCATCGGCTGGCATGGCGAGGGACGCGTGGCGATGATCAACGTGCGCCCGCGGCGCATCGCCTTCGTCGCCCAGGGTCGCTGCGAGCACAGCATCGGCAACTTCTCGGCGGATGGTTCGCGGCTCGCCGTGGTGCGCTCCAGCCCCACCGAACTCGCCGAGGCGGGCTACGCGACCTTCGGCGCCGCCGACATCAAGGTCACGCTGCGCACCGCGTTCAACCGCCCGTGGTTGAGCGAGGTGGAGGTGGCGGCGCCCGAATCGCACTGGATCAAGGCCGCCGACGGCACGCGCGTTCACGTGTGGGTGATGCGCCCGCCTCGGGCAAAGGGCCGCACGCCCGGCGTGCTTCAGATTCACGGCGGGCCGCACGCCATGTACGGCTGGACATTCTTCCACGAGTTCCAGACGCTTGCCGCCGCGGGATACACCGTGTTCTACTCCAACCCGCGCGGCAGCAAGGGCTACGGGCGCGACTTCTGCCACGCCATTCACGGCTCATGGGGCGGCAAGGACTGGGAGGACATTCAGGCCGTCACCACGTTCATGCAGCAGGATCGGCGCGTCGATGCCAGGCGTCTGGGCGTGATGGGCGGCAGTTACGGCGGCTACATGACCAACTGGGTCATCGGTCACACGCGGACCTTCCGGGGGGCCATCACCGACCGCTGCGTCTCCAACCTCATCAGCATGTGGGGCAACAGCGACTTCCCCGCCCAGCCCGACCGCTACTGGCCCGGCAACGCATGGGATCGGCCCGAGGCCGTATGGAACGCCAGCCCGATCAAGTACATGGGCAAGGCCCGCACGCCCACGCTCATCATCCACAGCGAGGGCGACCTGCGCTGCAACGTCGAACAGGCGGAGCAGGTCTTCACCATCCTGCGCACCCACAACGTGCCGACCCGCTTCGTGCGATACCCGCAATCGACCAGTCACGGCATGAGCCGCATCGGGCCGCCCGACCTGCGCCTTCACCGGCTGAGCGAAATCCTCAACTGGTGGGCGAAGTACCTCAAGTAG
- a CDS encoding OmpA family protein — protein sequence MHRRTVFSLVSGVAMMAMAAGCVPQQKYDDLATSYKTLQEELVRAEAEIDAKNNANRMLQDRLNASSAQLSKLESDNQRLHAELQKMGIDYDALLARVNSINFEPLPSDVNAALQQLAAQYPGLLTFDSRLGMVRFASDLTFALGSADLQSNATQSLQALAGILNSPSLATYEVKVVGHTDNVRIAQAQTLAKHPTNTHLSVHRAISVADALIGSSVDPRRIQVAGYGPYRPVMQNGPRGAAENRRVEIFIVPLTANLAELPPAQPETVNQPLARPQEPMK from the coding sequence ATGCATCGAAGAACCGTGTTTTCACTCGTCAGCGGTGTGGCCATGATGGCCATGGCCGCCGGTTGCGTCCCGCAGCAGAAGTACGATGACCTCGCCACCAGCTACAAGACGCTGCAGGAGGAACTGGTGCGGGCCGAGGCGGAGATCGACGCCAAGAACAACGCCAACCGCATGCTGCAGGATCGCCTCAACGCTTCCAGCGCGCAGTTGAGCAAGCTGGAAAGCGACAACCAGCGCCTCCACGCCGAACTCCAGAAGATGGGCATTGATTACGACGCCCTGCTCGCGCGGGTGAACTCGATCAACTTCGAGCCCCTGCCCTCCGACGTCAACGCGGCGCTGCAGCAGCTCGCGGCGCAGTACCCCGGACTCCTCACCTTCGACTCGCGGCTGGGCATGGTGCGATTCGCCAGCGACCTGACGTTCGCGCTGGGATCGGCGGACCTGCAGAGCAACGCCACCCAGTCGCTTCAGGCGCTGGCCGGCATCCTCAACAGCCCGTCACTGGCCACCTATGAAGTGAAGGTCGTGGGACACACCGACAACGTGCGCATCGCCCAGGCCCAGACGCTCGCCAAGCATCCGACCAACACCCACCTGTCGGTGCATCGCGCCATCTCAGTGGCGGATGCACTCATCGGCTCCAGCGTCGATCCGAGGCGCATTCAGGTCGCCGGCTACGGGCCCTACCGTCCCGTCATGCAGAATGGTCCGCGCGGTGCGGCGGAGAACCGGCGCGTGGAAATCTTCATCGTGCCCCTCACCGCCAATCTGGCCGAACTGCCTCCGGCGCAGCCCGAAACCGTCAATCAGCCGCTGGCGCGCCCGCAGGAGCCGATGAAGTGA